The following are from one region of the Pseudazoarcus pumilus genome:
- the ahpC gene encoding alkyl hydroperoxide reductase subunit C, with protein sequence MSNLINTAVQPFKATAFYDGKFIPVTEENLKGQWSVVIFMPAAFTFNCPTEVEDAADHYAEFQKAGAEVYIVTTDTHFSHKVWHETSPAVGKAKFPLVGDPTHQLTRAFGVHIEEEGLALRGTFVINPEGVIKTVEIHDNAIARDVTETLRKLKAAQYVAEHPNEVCPAKWKEGEQTLAPSLDLVGKI encoded by the coding sequence ATGAGCAATCTGATCAACACCGCCGTGCAGCCGTTCAAGGCCACCGCCTTCTATGACGGCAAGTTCATCCCCGTCACCGAAGAGAACCTGAAGGGCCAGTGGTCCGTCGTGATCTTCATGCCGGCCGCCTTCACCTTCAACTGCCCGACCGAAGTCGAGGACGCGGCCGACCACTACGCCGAATTCCAGAAGGCCGGTGCCGAGGTCTACATCGTCACCACCGACACCCACTTCTCGCACAAGGTGTGGCACGAGACCTCGCCGGCCGTCGGCAAGGCCAAGTTCCCGCTGGTCGGCGATCCGACGCACCAGCTGACGCGTGCCTTCGGCGTGCATATCGAGGAAGAAGGCCTGGCCCTGCGCGGCACCTTCGTGATCAACCCGGAAGGCGTGATCAAGACGGTCGAGATCCACGACAACGCGATCGCCCGTGACGTCACCGAGACGCTGCGCAAGCTCAAGGCCGCCCAGTACGTCGCCGAGCACCCCAACGAGGTCTGCCCGGCCAAGTGGA